Within the Borreliella valaisiana VS116 genome, the region ATATATAACACTTAACAAGCTATTGGGATTGAGATCTCGATTTAATTCTTTAAAAAGGGAAAAAATTGATTTAGCAGCCAAAACTCCTTCTGGCAAATATCCAATTTTTTCAATATTATTTATTAAATCATCTATACTAAAAAAATTTTCTAAAATGTTTTTGCTAACAATTTCATTACCAAGTCGTCTATTTCTTCCAAACATGCTTCTACAAGTAACATCTAAATCACCAGAACCAGACAAAAATAAAAACGTTTCAATATTTCTTCCCCCAAGCTCAATTGCAATATCCTTAATATTATTTAAAGACATTGAAAATAAAAATGATTCTGTATTATTACCTATCAAATTAGGATAATTCAATTTATACGCATCTAAAATTCCAAATGCAATTGCAAACACATTTTTTAAGGCTGATGCTATTTGCACCCCAAAAACATCGTCACTATAAAACAAAGAAATTGGGGTTTTGGCAAATAAATTAATAAACAAATCTGCATTTTTTCTGTTATTGCTAGCTGCAACAAGTCCTGTTATTACACCAAGTCCAACTTCTTCAGCATGACTTGGGCCAACAATATAAGTAATTTCGTCTTTATATCCTTTCATGACTTTCTCAGCAGCTTCAACAACTGTCTGGGTTTTCCCATCAAAAGTAATAAACCCTTTTGTAAGTATTGCTAATTTTGGCTTTATTTCCAAAGAATGGAAAAACTGATCCAATTTTTTAAAAATATCAACAGTAAAAAGAGATGGCGTTGCAATGAAAATATAATCAGACATCGATACAACTTCAAACAAATCTGAACTTGCAACTAAATTTTTTGGCAATTTAATTGACTTTAAATATTTGGCATTAACATTATTATTATTAATACAATTTTTAACATCTTCTTCAAAAGACCATAAAAAAATATTAAAATCAAATTTATCTGCCAAAGACTTTGCAATAGCTGTCCCCCAAGCGCCTGCTCCTATTACTGATATTTTCATAATTACTCCCTATAACCTTATAAAAACTCATATTTTATTGTTTCATCTAAATAGATCTTTATTTTACCAAAATTTTCAATTTTCTTAAAAAGAATTTCATCTATTAAAAGCTTTCCCACTTCTTTGAATATAAACTTTTTAACACTTTTTAATCCATAGCCCTTTCCATAAATCTTTTCCCGAATATAATCAACAACACTTTTTTCAAAAAAAATATCGAATTTTCTATCTTTCAATATCTTAGCAAAAGAATTAAGTTCATTAAGAATAATTTTTTCAAAATCTAATTCATCAATCGATTTAAATACAAACACATGATCTATTAAATCCAAAAATTCATTGGGAAATCTTTTCTTTAATATAAAATTAACATCATTTCCTTCTGCTATTTTATTTTTAAAGCCGATGCTATTAAGCTCATTGCCCTCAGTATTTACACTTATTACTATTAAACTTTCTGATAAACTTACCTTTTTTCCAAGACCATCAAAAAGTTTGCCTGTTTTAAAACCCTCCAAAAAAAAATCTAAAACCCTTTTATTACATTTATCAAAATCTGATAAAAAAATAATAGAATTAGAAGATTTGTTCAAAAATTTGAAAAATCTAGTAGATTCATAATATCCCTCATTACTTAAAACAGGCCCAATCAATCTATCAAGAGCATTAAAATCGCTATATTCACTCATATTAAGACTAAATTTCGGAATTTTAAACTCTTCTGATAAAATATCCGTCAATTTGCATTTTCCAGCTCCA harbors:
- a CDS encoding NAD(P)H-dependent glycerol-3-phosphate dehydrogenase, with translation MKISVIGAGAWGTAIAKSLADKFDFNIFLWSFEEDVKNCINNNNVNAKYLKSIKLPKNLVASSDLFEVVSMSDYIFIATPSLFTVDIFKKLDQFFHSLEIKPKLAILTKGFITFDGKTQTVVEAAEKVMKGYKDEITYIVGPSHAEEVGLGVITGLVAASNNRKNADLFINLFAKTPISLFYSDDVFGVQIASALKNVFAIAFGILDAYKLNYPNLIGNNTESFLFSMSLNNIKDIAIELGGRNIETFLFLSGSGDLDVTCRSMFGRNRRLGNEIVSKNILENFFSIDDLINNIEKIGYLPEGVLAAKSIFSLFKELNRDLNPNSLLSVIYKILNKELGSESVIEYMRDIRQ